The proteins below come from a single Ruegeria sp. SCSIO 43209 genomic window:
- a CDS encoding cytochrome c family protein, translated as MLKIAATVVFVSFLTSVQAIAAGDPAKGEQLYNRCSSCHAIIKNGEVLVKGGITGPNLFGVVGRTAGTENDYLYGSERLPIGMFTDDMIRAGQEGLVWTEENIAAYSRDPIGFIKEYLDDDTARPNMSVKLKKGADDIAAYLATFSAQ; from the coding sequence ATGCTCAAGATAGCAGCAACCGTAGTTTTTGTTTCGTTTCTGACTTCAGTACAGGCGATCGCAGCCGGCGATCCGGCGAAAGGCGAACAGCTCTATAACAGATGCTCTTCGTGCCATGCGATCATCAAAAATGGCGAGGTTCTGGTCAAAGGCGGCATCACCGGGCCGAATCTCTTTGGCGTAGTTGGCCGCACCGCCGGAACTGAGAACGATTATCTTTATGGAAGTGAACGTTTGCCCATCGGGATGTTCACCGACGACATGATCCGCGCCGGGCAAGAAGGGCTTGTGTGGACTGAAGAAAACATCGCCGCCTATTCTCGGGATCCGATCGGGTTCATCAAGGAATATCTGGATGATGACACCGCCCGCCCGAACATGAGCGTCAAGCTGAAAAAAGGCGCAGATGACATCGCTGCTTATCTCGCCACATTCAGCGCTCAATGA
- a CDS encoding cytochrome c1, giving the protein MFKKLAIGAAFALALAPASTFAAGGGEQHIEDFDFSFEGPFGTWDQNQLQRGLQIYTEVCAACHGLQYVPLRTLEDLGYSEEQVITYAADNFEVFDPELDDFRPAIPTDHFPANNGVGAPDLSLMAKARAGFHGPYGLGINQLVKGMGGAEYIASLLDGYTGEEKEEAGTVLYENKAFPGGWISMAPPLAEDQVEFADGHPATVEAMSEDIAAFLMWSAEPKMMERKNAGFVGVLFLTVLSVLLYLVNKRLWAPIKGKRLD; this is encoded by the coding sequence ATGTTCAAGAAACTTGCAATCGGTGCCGCGTTCGCTTTGGCCCTTGCGCCCGCCTCGACTTTTGCGGCAGGTGGCGGTGAGCAGCACATCGAAGATTTCGACTTCTCGTTCGAGGGACCGTTTGGAACCTGGGATCAGAACCAGCTTCAGCGCGGCCTACAGATCTATACCGAGGTCTGCGCAGCCTGTCATGGTCTGCAATATGTACCTCTTCGGACCCTTGAAGATTTGGGGTATTCGGAAGAGCAAGTCATCACCTACGCGGCCGACAACTTCGAGGTGTTCGATCCCGAGCTGGACGATTTCCGCCCGGCAATCCCGACCGACCACTTCCCGGCCAACAACGGTGTCGGCGCGCCTGACCTGAGCCTGATGGCGAAGGCCCGTGCCGGTTTCCATGGTCCTTACGGTCTGGGCATCAACCAGCTGGTCAAAGGCATGGGGGGCGCGGAATATATTGCCTCGCTTCTGGATGGTTATACCGGTGAAGAAAAGGAAGAAGCCGGTACTGTTCTCTATGAGAACAAGGCCTTCCCCGGTGGTTGGATTTCCATGGCTCCGCCGCTGGCAGAAGATCAGGTTGAATTTGCCGACGGACATCCTGCAACCGTTGAGGCAATGTCCGAAGACATAGCAGCCTTCTTGATGTGGAGCGCCGAGCCGAAAATGATGGAGCGCAAAAATGCCGGTTTCGTCGGTGTTCTGTTCCTGACAGTTCTGTCTGTTCTGCTGTACCTTGTGAACAAGCGCCTGTGGGCACCGATAAAGGGCAAACGTCTGGACTAA
- the dapF gene encoding diaminopimelate epimerase produces MQQILDTGLAFMKMHGLGNDFVVVDARAHAVPVTPALARGIGHRQFGVGFDQLAVIERGEADAHLVFYNVDGSTSAACGNATRCIARFLMDETGKSELTLTTERGTLQACDAGDGLTSVNMGHPQLLWNEIPLAEEMDTLELPIEGGPTATGMGNPHCTFFVDNAEAIPMEEFGARYEYHPLYPERTNVQVAQIVAPDHIRMRVWERGVGITLASGSSSCATAVAASRRGLTGRKVQVDLDGGTIWVDWREDGVWMTGPTAHVFSGTLTPEYLRSLE; encoded by the coding sequence ATGCAACAGATACTCGACACCGGTTTGGCCTTTATGAAGATGCACGGGTTGGGCAACGACTTTGTCGTTGTCGATGCGCGCGCGCATGCCGTGCCGGTCACCCCGGCCCTTGCCAGGGGAATCGGGCACCGGCAGTTCGGCGTGGGGTTCGATCAGTTGGCAGTGATCGAACGCGGCGAAGCGGATGCGCATCTGGTGTTCTACAATGTCGACGGGTCGACTTCGGCTGCGTGTGGCAACGCCACGCGCTGTATCGCTCGGTTTCTGATGGACGAGACGGGCAAATCCGAACTCACGCTCACAACTGAACGCGGCACACTGCAGGCCTGCGACGCTGGCGATGGACTGACGTCGGTGAATATGGGGCACCCCCAACTCCTTTGGAACGAGATTCCCCTGGCGGAAGAGATGGACACGCTGGAACTGCCGATAGAAGGTGGTCCAACAGCGACCGGCATGGGCAACCCGCACTGCACTTTCTTTGTCGACAACGCCGAGGCCATTCCGATGGAAGAGTTCGGCGCGCGTTACGAATACCATCCACTCTATCCCGAACGCACCAATGTTCAGGTCGCACAGATAGTCGCACCCGACCACATCCGCATGCGGGTGTGGGAGCGAGGAGTGGGGATCACTCTGGCCTCGGGGTCATCATCTTGCGCCACCGCTGTTGCTGCCTCACGTCGAGGCCTCACTGGACGTAAGGTGCAAGTGGATCTGGACGGCGGCACGATCTGGGTCGACTGGCGCGAAGATGGGGTCTGGATGACGGGGCCCACAGCCCATGTGTTTTCGGGCACGCTGACGCCTGAATACCTGAGGTCACTGGAATGA
- a CDS encoding 6,7-dimethyl-8-ribityllumazine synthase gives MTHTRYAFVKANWHSDIVDRALDGFLELIPADQVDVYDVPGAFEMPLLARDLAQTGRYAAVACAAFVVDGGIYRHDFVAQAVVDGLMRAGLDSGVPVLSVSLTPHQYQETDHHNAIYRAHFIEKGREAALAALKINATRAAVAQAA, from the coding sequence ATGACACACACCCGCTATGCTTTTGTCAAAGCCAACTGGCATTCAGATATCGTGGATCGCGCGCTGGATGGGTTTCTCGAACTAATTCCAGCCGATCAGGTTGATGTATACGACGTTCCGGGCGCTTTCGAGATGCCCCTGCTGGCCCGTGACCTGGCGCAAACGGGGCGCTACGCCGCCGTAGCCTGCGCTGCCTTTGTAGTGGATGGCGGCATCTACCGGCATGACTTCGTCGCACAAGCGGTTGTCGATGGCTTGATGCGGGCCGGGCTCGATTCAGGTGTTCCGGTCCTGTCGGTCTCGCTGACACCGCATCAGTATCAGGAAACGGATCACCACAACGCCATCTATCGCGCGCATTTCATCGAGAAAGGCCGCGAGGCGGCACTTGCAGCGCTTAAGATCAACGCAACCCGCGCCGCGGTGGCTCAAGCCGCCTGA
- the petA gene encoding ubiquinol-cytochrome c reductase iron-sulfur subunit produces the protein MSQAEDHEGTRRDFLYYVAGGAGVVATGAAVWPLVNQMNPSADVQALSSIRVDVSGVEPGTQLTAKWLGKPVFIRHRTGAEIQEAQEQDAEGVDALPDPLARNFNLNADAPATDANRVMPSPEGEGEGAWIVQMGVCTHLGCVPLGDAGDFGGWFCPCHGSHYDLAGRIRKGPAPENLPIPPVEWVDATTIKLG, from the coding sequence GTGTCCCAAGCTGAAGACCACGAAGGCACCCGCAGAGATTTCCTCTACTACGTCGCTGGCGGCGCAGGTGTCGTTGCCACCGGGGCTGCCGTTTGGCCCCTGGTAAATCAAATGAACCCATCGGCAGACGTCCAGGCGCTGTCCTCGATCCGTGTGGATGTAAGCGGGGTAGAGCCGGGTACGCAGCTGACTGCAAAGTGGTTGGGTAAGCCTGTTTTCATCCGTCACCGCACAGGTGCCGAGATTCAGGAAGCTCAGGAGCAGGACGCTGAAGGTGTCGACGCGCTGCCTGACCCGCTGGCTCGCAACTTCAATTTGAACGCCGACGCACCAGCGACCGATGCCAATCGCGTCATGCCTTCGCCCGAAGGCGAAGGAGAAGGGGCGTGGATCGTTCAGATGGGTGTTTGTACACACCTGGGTTGTGTGCCGCTTGGCGATGCTGGCGATTTTGGCGGTTGGTTCTGCCCCTGCCACGGCTCGCACTACGATCTTGCCGGTCGTATCCGCAAAGGCCCCGCGCCTGAAAACCTGCCCATTCCGCCCGTTGAATGGGTAGACGCCACCACCATCAAGCTCGGCTAA
- the petB gene encoding cytochrome b, translating into MSGIPHDHYEPKTNGEKWLNSRLPIVGLLYDTLMIPTPKNLNWWWIWGIVLAFCLALQIVTGIVLVMHYTPHVDLAFASIEHIMRNVNGGYMLRYLHMNGASLFFVAVYIHIFRGLFYGSYKAPREITWIIGMLIYLMMMGTAFMGYVLPWGQMSFWGATVITGLFGAIPFVGDAIQTWLLGGPAVDNATLNRFFSLHYLLPFVIAALVIVHIWAFHTTGNNNPTGVEVRRGSKAEAEKDTLPFWPYFVIKDLFALAVILVVFWAIVGYMPNYLGHPDNYIEANPLVTPAHIVPEWYFLPFYAILRAFTGEVWVVQFASFITGGIIDAKFFGVIAMFGAILAMALAPWLDTSTVRSGKYRPMFKWWFYLLIIDFFALMWLGAMPAEEPYATFSLIASAYWFAYFFVILPILGVIEKPEAQPETIEEDFNAHYGKANADATPAE; encoded by the coding sequence ATGTCCGGAATTCCCCACGATCATTACGAGCCGAAGACAAATGGCGAGAAGTGGCTGAACAGCCGTCTGCCCATCGTCGGCCTGCTTTATGACACCCTGATGATCCCAACCCCCAAGAACCTGAACTGGTGGTGGATCTGGGGCATCGTCCTGGCGTTCTGCCTGGCGTTGCAGATCGTCACCGGTATCGTTCTGGTGATGCACTACACCCCGCATGTTGATCTGGCCTTTGCCAGCATCGAACACATCATGCGCAACGTGAACGGCGGCTATATGCTGCGCTATCTGCACATGAACGGCGCATCGCTGTTCTTTGTAGCAGTCTACATCCACATCTTCCGCGGCCTGTTCTACGGCTCGTACAAAGCCCCGCGTGAGATTACGTGGATCATCGGGATGCTCATTTACCTGATGATGATGGGCACTGCGTTCATGGGCTACGTTCTGCCCTGGGGTCAGATGTCCTTCTGGGGTGCGACCGTGATCACCGGCCTGTTTGGTGCGATCCCGTTTGTTGGTGATGCGATCCAGACCTGGTTGCTGGGCGGACCTGCGGTGGACAACGCCACTCTGAACCGCTTTTTCTCGCTGCACTACCTTCTGCCGTTTGTTATCGCGGCGCTTGTGATCGTGCATATCTGGGCCTTCCACACCACAGGCAACAACAACCCGACAGGTGTTGAGGTTCGCCGTGGCTCGAAAGCCGAGGCAGAGAAAGACACGCTGCCGTTCTGGCCCTATTTCGTGATCAAGGACCTGTTCGCGCTGGCGGTCATTCTGGTCGTGTTCTGGGCCATCGTGGGCTACATGCCGAACTACTTGGGTCACCCGGATAACTACATCGAAGCCAACCCGCTGGTTACACCTGCGCACATCGTCCCTGAATGGTACTTCCTGCCATTCTACGCGATCCTGCGTGCGTTCACTGGCGAAGTCTGGGTCGTTCAGTTCGCCAGCTTCATCACCGGCGGCATCATCGACGCCAAGTTCTTTGGTGTGATTGCGATGTTTGGTGCGATCCTGGCCATGGCCCTAGCCCCTTGGCTGGACACCTCGACCGTGCGTTCGGGCAAGTATCGTCCGATGTTCAAATGGTGGTTCTACCTTTTGATCATCGACTTCTTTGCTTTGATGTGGCTGGGTGCGATGCCCGCGGAAGAGCCCTATGCGACCTTCTCGCTGATCGCTTCGGCTTACTGGTTCGCCTATTTCTTCGTGATCCTGCCGATCCTGGGTGTCATCGAAAAACCCGAGGCGCAGCCGGAAACCATCGAAGAAGACTTCAACGCGCATTATGGCAAGGCAAACGCCGACGCCACGCCGGCCGAGTAA
- a CDS encoding DMT family transporter, with protein sequence MAKSLTSHRPALAVALKLSALVLFTTMSALVKALSDDFPPGEMVFFRSLFAIPVIIAWLVWRGELVHGFVVKKPMGHFWRGVLGTSAMGLTFTGLSLLPLPEVTAIGYATPIFTLILAAIMLGERIRMIRIGAVALGLVGVLIMIWPRLGSGTAETAATIGALCVLAATVARAFVQIHIRQLVQVDHPAAIVFYFSLTATLLSGLTVFWGWVIPTWEQAALLVTIGLIGGVAQILVTSSYKFGQASMLAPYDYTTMLFAIVIGYFWFDELPTLVMLGGAALVIAGNVVVILRERQLGLDRTKARSATDPKA encoded by the coding sequence ATGGCGAAATCCTTAACATCGCATCGTCCGGCATTGGCCGTGGCGCTCAAGCTCAGTGCGCTCGTGCTGTTCACGACGATGTCTGCATTGGTCAAGGCTTTGTCAGATGATTTCCCGCCGGGAGAGATGGTGTTTTTCCGCTCGCTTTTCGCGATTCCGGTTATCATCGCCTGGCTGGTCTGGCGAGGAGAGCTGGTGCATGGCTTTGTTGTCAAGAAGCCGATGGGCCATTTCTGGCGCGGGGTTCTGGGAACCTCGGCCATGGGACTGACCTTTACTGGTCTTAGCCTGTTGCCGCTGCCCGAGGTAACCGCCATCGGATATGCAACCCCGATCTTCACGCTGATTCTGGCTGCAATCATGTTGGGCGAGCGGATACGAATGATTCGTATCGGGGCCGTCGCGCTTGGCCTTGTCGGCGTTCTGATCATGATCTGGCCCCGGCTGGGTTCAGGCACTGCCGAAACCGCCGCAACAATAGGTGCGCTTTGCGTGCTGGCTGCAACCGTTGCCCGTGCCTTTGTGCAGATACATATTCGCCAACTGGTACAGGTGGATCATCCCGCCGCAATCGTGTTCTATTTCTCTCTCACAGCGACCTTGCTTTCGGGTCTCACAGTGTTTTGGGGCTGGGTTATCCCGACATGGGAGCAAGCCGCATTGCTGGTGACAATCGGCCTGATCGGCGGAGTGGCGCAGATTCTAGTGACCTCGTCCTACAAGTTTGGACAAGCGTCAATGCTGGCACCTTATGACTACACCACAATGCTGTTCGCCATTGTCATTGGTTATTTCTGGTTCGATGAGTTGCCAACCCTGGTGATGCTGGGCGGCGCGGCGTTGGTGATTGCAGGCAACGTCGTGGTGATCCTGCGTGAACGACAACTTGGCCTTGATCGGACCAAAGCGCGATC
- the mtaB gene encoding tRNA (N(6)-L-threonylcarbamoyladenosine(37)-C(2))-methylthiotransferase MtaB: MNPPKFSTLGCRLNAYETEAMKELSQQAGLTDAVIVNTCAVTAEAVRKARQEIRKLRRENPSARLIVTGCAAQTEPQTFAAMDEVDAVIGNTEKMQPDTWKGMAADFIGQTEAIQVDDIMSVTETAGHLIDGFGTRSRAYVQVQNGCDHRCTFCIIPYGRGNSRSVPAGVVVDQIKRLVDRGYNEVVLTGVDLTSWGTDLPAQPKLGDLVMRILKLVPDLSRLRISSIDSIEVDENLMHAIATEPRLMPHLHLSLQHGDDLILKRMKRRHLREDAIRFTEDAIKLRPDMTFGADIIAGFPTESETHFENSLKLVTECNLTWLHVFPYSKRKGTPAARIPQQINGNVIKERAARLRAAGDAQVIKHLTAQIGKTHNILMENPTMGRTEQFTEVTFGNAQPEGEIVIATIRGHSKAQLQV, from the coding sequence ATGAACCCGCCTAAGTTCAGCACTCTGGGCTGCCGCCTGAACGCCTATGAGACCGAAGCGATGAAAGAACTGTCGCAGCAGGCGGGGCTAACGGATGCTGTGATCGTCAACACCTGCGCGGTGACCGCCGAGGCCGTCCGCAAGGCGCGGCAGGAGATTCGCAAGCTGCGCCGCGAAAACCCCTCGGCACGTCTGATCGTCACCGGGTGCGCGGCGCAAACCGAGCCGCAGACCTTTGCTGCTATGGACGAAGTAGACGCGGTCATCGGCAACACCGAAAAGATGCAACCGGATACCTGGAAAGGCATGGCCGCCGATTTCATCGGTCAGACCGAGGCGATTCAGGTTGACGACATCATGTCTGTCACGGAAACCGCCGGGCATCTGATTGATGGCTTCGGAACCCGCTCACGCGCCTATGTACAGGTTCAGAATGGCTGCGATCATCGCTGCACCTTCTGTATTATCCCTTACGGCCGGGGCAATTCTCGCAGCGTCCCTGCGGGCGTTGTGGTGGATCAGATCAAACGATTGGTCGATAGGGGCTACAACGAAGTTGTTCTGACCGGGGTCGATCTGACCTCATGGGGCACGGATCTGCCCGCTCAGCCGAAACTGGGCGATCTCGTGATGCGCATCCTCAAACTGGTGCCAGACCTGTCGCGCCTGCGCATCAGCTCAATCGACTCGATCGAAGTCGACGAGAACCTGATGCATGCTATCGCGACCGAGCCGCGCCTGATGCCCCATTTACATCTGTCCTTGCAGCATGGCGACGATCTGATCCTGAAGCGCATGAAACGCCGCCACCTGCGCGAAGATGCGATTCGTTTCACTGAAGACGCCATCAAACTACGACCCGACATGACTTTTGGCGCGGACATCATCGCTGGCTTCCCGACCGAGTCCGAGACTCATTTTGAGAATTCCCTCAAGCTCGTCACCGAGTGCAACCTGACCTGGCTGCATGTATTCCCCTATTCCAAACGCAAAGGCACTCCGGCAGCCCGCATACCGCAACAGATCAACGGCAATGTCATCAAAGAACGCGCCGCGCGCCTGCGTGCAGCCGGCGATGCACAGGTCATCAAGCATCTGACGGCACAGATCGGCAAAACCCACAATATCCTGATGGAAAATCCCACAATGGGCCGCACCGAACAATTTACCGAAGTAACCTTCGGCAACGCCCAACCCGAAGGCGAGATCGTAATCGCGACGATACGGGGGCACAGCAAAGCTCAATTACAAGTGTGA
- the aroC gene encoding chorismate synthase, which translates to MSMNSFGHLFRVTTWGESHGPALGATIDGCPPGVTIDEGMIQHWLDKRKPGQNKFTTQRREPDQVKILSGVFEGQTTGTPVQLMIENTDQRSKDYGDIMDKFRPGHADITYWQKYGIRDYRGGGRSSARETASRVAAGGLAREAIQQIAPNVQITGYMTQIGPHKIDRANFDWSQIEQNPFWAPDAKAAEDWAAYLDDLRKSGNSVGAVVEVVARGVPAGLGAPIYAKLDTDLAAAMMSINAVKGVEIGEGMAAAELTGEANADEIFMGQDGPQYSSNHAGGILGGISTGQDVVVRFAVKPTSSILTTRKTITKSGEETEIITKGRHDPCVGIRAVPVGEAMMACVILDHLLLHRGQIGENRGRIG; encoded by the coding sequence ATGTCGATGAACAGTTTTGGCCACCTCTTCCGCGTTACCACCTGGGGTGAAAGCCACGGACCCGCTTTGGGTGCGACCATAGATGGCTGCCCTCCGGGCGTCACGATCGATGAAGGCATGATCCAGCATTGGCTGGACAAGCGCAAACCAGGTCAGAACAAATTCACCACACAGCGGCGCGAACCCGATCAGGTCAAAATCCTGTCTGGTGTTTTCGAAGGCCAGACCACAGGCACACCGGTGCAGTTGATGATCGAGAACACCGATCAGCGCTCGAAAGACTACGGCGACATCATGGACAAGTTTCGTCCGGGACACGCCGACATCACATACTGGCAGAAGTACGGGATCCGTGACTATCGCGGCGGCGGGCGCAGTTCGGCGAGGGAAACGGCATCACGTGTGGCGGCCGGAGGACTCGCGCGTGAGGCTATCCAACAGATCGCTCCGAATGTTCAAATCACCGGTTATATGACCCAGATCGGTCCGCACAAGATCGACCGTGCCAATTTCGACTGGTCGCAGATCGAACAGAATCCATTCTGGGCGCCCGACGCCAAAGCAGCCGAAGATTGGGCCGCTTATCTGGACGACCTGCGCAAATCCGGCAACTCGGTCGGCGCAGTGGTCGAAGTGGTCGCGCGCGGCGTTCCGGCGGGGCTCGGCGCGCCGATTTATGCCAAGTTAGACACTGATCTGGCTGCAGCCATGATGTCGATAAACGCCGTTAAAGGGGTCGAAATCGGTGAAGGCATGGCCGCCGCCGAACTGACCGGCGAGGCCAATGCCGACGAGATTTTCATGGGGCAGGACGGCCCTCAATATAGCTCGAACCACGCAGGCGGTATTCTGGGCGGCATTTCGACCGGCCAGGATGTTGTGGTGCGCTTTGCGGTCAAGCCAACCTCGTCCATTCTGACCACCCGCAAGACCATCACCAAATCCGGCGAAGAGACCGAGATCATTACCAAAGGCCGCCACGACCCCTGCGTCGGCATCCGCGCCGTTCCGGTAGGTGAGGCAATGATGGCTTGCGTGATCCTCGATCACCTGCTCCTGCACCGTGGTCAAATCGGCGAGAACCGTGGACGGATTGGCTGA
- a CDS encoding HD domain-containing protein, translating to MDGLADLRASLRAVVRQRMQTDPAHDLAHLDRVWVNAQAIADDETNPRVLLAACYLHDLINLSKDDPDRHLASMRSATKSEPILEEFGYSTTEIGAVQHAIAAHSFSANIPPETLEARILRDADRLDALGAIGIARNFSVSGALGRTLYDPSDPFAENRLPNDLIFSIDHWQIKLLRLPNDMLTEKGRAIAQDRAARMMRFLKDLSEEIGAQLPLDWSNL from the coding sequence GTGGACGGATTGGCTGATCTGCGCGCTTCGCTGCGCGCTGTCGTCAGGCAACGGATGCAGACGGATCCGGCGCATGATCTGGCGCACCTGGATCGGGTTTGGGTTAATGCGCAGGCGATTGCGGATGATGAAACCAACCCGCGTGTCTTGCTGGCGGCGTGTTATCTGCATGATCTGATCAACCTGTCAAAAGATGATCCGGATCGGCATCTGGCCTCGATGCGATCCGCCACTAAATCAGAGCCTATTCTTGAAGAATTCGGCTATTCCACCACTGAAATTGGAGCCGTGCAACACGCGATTGCCGCCCATAGCTTTTCGGCTAACATCCCGCCCGAAACACTCGAAGCGCGAATATTACGGGATGCCGATCGTCTGGATGCGTTGGGTGCTATCGGTATCGCCCGCAACTTTTCAGTATCGGGCGCCCTGGGACGCACCCTTTATGACCCGTCAGATCCGTTTGCCGAAAACCGTTTGCCGAATGACCTGATTTTTTCAATCGATCACTGGCAAATAAAACTGCTGCGCTTACCCAATGATATGCTGACCGAAAAAGGCAGGGCCATCGCGCAGGACCGAGCCGCGCGGATGATGAGGTTTCTAAAGGACCTGTCAGAGGAAATTGGAGCTCAGCTTCCACTAGACTGGTCCAATCTCTGA
- a CDS encoding FMN-binding negative transcriptional regulator yields the protein MHPNPTFRAETRERHIEFARDRAFGVLAVSTSDAPLLSHVPFLLNEDASSADLHLVRSNPIVRALKQPQPAKIAVLGPDGYISPDWYEVDDQVPTWNYVAVHLTGVLEMRPTDDLRNLLDRQAADFENRLLPKPPWLASKMTPDALDRMMRMIVPCRLMISDIDGTWKLNQNKPDEARHRAADHVHSAGLGSEVARLASLMRKA from the coding sequence ATGCATCCCAATCCCACCTTTCGCGCCGAAACGCGCGAGCGTCACATCGAGTTTGCGCGTGACCGCGCCTTTGGTGTTCTGGCGGTGTCGACATCGGATGCACCGTTGTTAAGCCACGTTCCCTTTCTTCTGAACGAGGATGCTTCATCGGCTGACCTGCATCTGGTCCGGTCAAATCCGATTGTTAGGGCGCTGAAACAGCCGCAACCTGCGAAGATCGCTGTGTTGGGGCCGGATGGGTATATCTCGCCTGACTGGTACGAAGTCGATGATCAGGTGCCGACCTGGAACTATGTAGCGGTGCATCTGACTGGAGTGCTTGAGATGCGGCCAACGGACGACCTGCGAAATCTGCTCGACCGGCAGGCGGCAGACTTTGAAAATCGCCTGCTGCCAAAGCCGCCATGGTTGGCGTCCAAGATGACACCAGACGCGCTGGATAGAATGATGCGCATGATCGTTCCCTGCCGACTCATGATCTCGGATATCGACGGCACTTGGAAGCTGAATCAGAATAAGCCCGATGAGGCGCGACATCGCGCGGCTGATCACGTGCACTCAGCAGGACTTGGCAGCGAGGTGGCGCGCTTGGCCTCGTTGATGCGCAAGGCCTGA